In Rissa tridactyla isolate bRisTri1 chromosome 8, bRisTri1.patW.cur.20221130, whole genome shotgun sequence, one genomic interval encodes:
- the SSTR5 gene encoding somatostatin receptor type 5, translated as MDPLYFSSTFSTEAGSSDVNSSLLTNVTENGTLSEQPSFKYIHKVLIPICYLLVCAVGLSGNTLVIYVVLRYAKMKTVTNIYILNLAVADVLFMLGLPFLATQNAISYWPFGSFLCRLVMTVDGINQFTSIFCLTVMSMDRYLAVVHPIKSTKWRRPRVAKLISMTVWTFSFLVVLPVIIFSDVQEDFQTCNMNWPEPVNIWSAAFIIYTSVLGFFGPLLVICLCYLLIVIKVKSSGIRVGSTRRRRSERKVTRMVVIIVVVFVFCWLPFYMMNIVNLIFILPEDPVLVGVYFFVVVLSYANSCANPILYGFLSDNFKQSFQKVLCLRKGNGVEDGDPIEHRQENSSRLQESMLTQRNIEFNGHMQTSKV; from the coding sequence ATGGATCCTTTATACTTTTCCAGCACATTTAGCACAGAAGCTGGCTCCAGCGATGTGAATTCCTCACTGCTCACAAATGTGACAGAGAACGGGACGCTCTCAGAGCAGCCCTCATTCAAATACATCCACAAAGTCCTCATTCCCATCTGTTACCTCCTCGTATGTGCGGTTGGACTCAGCGGCAACACATTGGTCATTTACGTGGTTTTGCGCTATGCCAAGATGAAAACTGTCACCAACATATACATCTTGAATTTAGCTGTTGCTGACGTACTCTTCATGCTGGGCCTGCCCTTCCTGGCCACCCAGAATGCCATCTCCTATTGGCCTTTTGGCTCCTTTTTGTGCAGGCTGGTTATGACTGTAGATGGTATTAACCAATTCACTAGTATTTTTTGTTTGACTGTGATGAGCATGGACCGCTACCTGGCAGTAGTTCACCCCATTAAATCAACCAAGTGGAGACGTCCCAGGGTGGCCAAGCTCATCAGCATGACTGTCTGGACATTCTCGTTCTTGGTGGTGCTTCCAGTGATCATCTTTTCAGATGTGCAGGAAGACTTTCAGACCTGCAACATGAACTGGCCAGAGCCTGTCAACATCTGGTCAGCAGCGTTCATAATTTACACATCGGTCCTTGGTTTTTTTGGTCCTTTGTTGGTGATCTGTCTCTGCTACTTGCTGATCGTGATTAAAGTCAAATCTTCGGGGATCCGAGTTGGGTCTACGAGGCGCAGGAGATCAGAGAGGAAGGTGACCAGGATGGTGGTGATCATTGTGGTGGTCTTTGTGTTTTGCTGGCTCCCATTTTACATGATGAACATTGTCAATTTGATATTTATACTGCCAGAAGACCCTGTGTTGGTAGGGGTGTACTTCTTTGTGGTGGTCCTGTCCTATGCAAACAGCTGTGCCAACCCCATTCTTTATGGATTTCTTTCTGACAACTTCAAGCAGAGTTTTCAGAAAGTCCTTTGCCTCCGAAAGGGCAACGGCGTAGAGGATGGTGACCCCATTGAACACAGGCAAGAGAACAGCAGCCGCTTGCAGGAATCCATGTTAACCCAGAGAAATATTGAATTCAACGGACATATGCAGACTAGCAAGGTCTAA